ACCAGGCATAGCCCGGGATGATCTCGATCACCTGGCCGCCGCCGATCGTCGGCCCGGCATTGGCGAAGACCGTGGCGTAGTCGAGCGTGCCGAACCAGTAGGCGACGCCGGCAATGCCCAGCAGCATGCCGAAGTCACCCACGCGGTTGACCAGGAAGGCCTTGAGGTTCGCGAACACCGCGGTCGGACGCTTGAACCAGAAGCCGATCAGCAGGTACGACACCACGCCCACCGCTTCCCAGCCGAAGAACAGCTGGAAGAAGTTGTTGGCCATCACCAGCGTCAGCATGGAGAAGGTGAACAGGCTGATATAGCTGAAGAAGCGCTGGTAGCCCGGGTCGTCGGCCATGTAGCCGATGGTGTAGATGTGGACCAGCAGCGACACGAAGGTCACCACCACCATCATCATCGCGGTCAGCCGGTCGACCATGAAGCCGACGTGGATCTCGTAGCCGGCGACCTGGAACCAGGTGTAGAGGTTCTCGTTGAACGGCGCGGCGCCCTGCCCGACCAGCTGCCAGAGCACCAAGCTCGACAGCGCGCAGCTGACCGCCACGCCCAGGATCGTGGCCGTCTGCGCACCGACGCGACCGACCTGGCGGCCGAACAGGCCGGCGATGATCGCGCCAAGGAGCGGCGCGATCACGATCGCGATCAGCACCGCCTTCGAGATGACAATTTCCATGCCAGGCATTCCGTCAGCCCTTCAGCGTGTCGAGTTCGGCGACGTTGATCGTGCGCCGGTTGCGGAACAGCGTGACCAGGATCGCCAGGCCGATCGCGGCCTCGGCCGCGGCCACGGTGAGGATGAAGAACACGAAGACCTGGCCGGCGGCGTCGCCGAACTCGCGCGAGAAGGCGATGAAATTGATGTTCACCGAGAGCAGCATCAGCTCGATGCACATCAGCAGGATGATCACGTTCTTCCGGTTGAGGAAGATTCCGGCGACGCTGATGCAGAACAGCGCGGTCGCCAGCGTCAGGTAGTGGCCAAGCGCGAGGCCCTGTCCGAGGAATTCCATCACTTGCCCTCCACGCCGGTGGCATCGGTGGCCGGCGCTGCGTCGTCGGCGACGTGCACCGATGCGGGCATGTCGACCATGCGCAGGCGGTCACCCGGACGCGTGCGGACCTGGTCGCCCGGGACCTGGTGCTTGGTGCCGGGACGGCGGCGCAGGGTGAGCGTCACCGCCGCGACCACCGCGACGGTGAGGATCACCGCGGCGACCTCGAACGGCAGCAGGAAGTCGGTGAACAGCCGGCGCGCGATCCACACCGTGTTCGACACCCCGGCGGCCTCGACCGCGTCGGGTGCGAACGGCGTGGCGACGAAGGCCATGATCCCGATCAGCGACAGCAGCTCGAGCAGCATCACCACCGCCACGACCAGTCCGACCGGCAGGTAGCGCACGTAGCCCTCGTTGATCGGCACCAGGTCGATGTCGAGCATCATCACCACGAACAGGAACAGGACCATCACCGCGCCGACGTAGACCAGCACCAGCGCGACCCCGAGGAATTCGGCGCCCGCGATGATCCAGGTGCAGGCCACGCTGAAGAAGGTCAGCACCAGGAACAGCGCCGAGTGCACCGGGTTGCGCGCGCCGATCACGCCGATGGCGCCGGCGATCGCGACCGCTGCGAATGCGAAGAATGCGAGCTGTACGAAGTCCATGGCTTACCTGTATGCGGCGTCGGCGGCGCGGCGTTCGGCGATCTCCGCCTCCAGGCGGTCGCCCAGGGCCAGCAGCTGCGGCTTGGTGACGATGTTCTCGCCGCGGTTCTCGAAGTGGTACTCGTGGATGTGGGTCTCGACGATCGAGTCCACCGGGCACGATTCCTCGCAGAAGCCGCAGAAGATGCACTTGAACAGGTCGATTTCGTAGCGCGTGGTGCGCCGCGTGTTGTCCTCGCGCTGTTCGGAGTCGATGGTGATCGCCAGCGCCGGGCAGACCGCCTCGCACAGCTTGCAGGCGATGCAGCGCTCTTCGCCGTTCGGGTAGCGACGCAGCGCATGCAGTCCCCGGAACCGCGGCGACTGCGGGATCTTCTCCATCGGGTACATCATCGTGTACTTCGGGCGCCACAGGTAGCTGACGGTCAGCGCCATGCCGCGGATCATCTCGATCAGCAGCAGGCTCCTGGCCCAGGAAACGAACTTGCCCATCAAGCACCTGCCTCGAAGACGCCGAAGTACGCCATCAGCGCCGTCACCGCGATCCACGCGATCGACAGCGGAATGAACACCTTCCAGCCCAGGCGCATGATCTGGTCGTAGCGGTAGCGCGGGAACGTCGCGCGGAACCAGACGAAGCAGCTGGCGAAGAAGAAGGCCTTGGCGAACAGCCACCACCAGCCGTCACCCAGGATGACCGAGAGCACCGGGATGTCCGGGATCCAGGCCACCGGGATCGGCGACAGCCAGCCACCCAGGAAGAAGATCGCGGTGAGGAAGCTCACCAGGATCATGTTGGCGTACTCGGCCAGGAAGAACAGCGCGAACACCGCGCCCGAGTACTCGACCATGTGGCCGGCGACGATCTCGCTCTCGCCCTCGACCACGTCGAAGGGCGAACGGTTGGTCTCGGCCACGCCCGACACGTAGTAGATGACGAACAGCGGCAGGAGCGGCACCCAGAACCATTCCAGGAAGCCGGCGTCGCCCGACTGCGCCATCACGATCTCGCTCAGGTTCAGGCTGCCGGAGGCGACCATGACGCCGACCAGGGCGAAGCCCATGGCGATCTCGTAGCTCACCACCTGGGCCGCCGAGCGCATGGCGCCGAGGAAGGCGTACTTGGAGTTGGAGGCCCAGCCCGCCAGGATCACGCCGTAGACCGCCAGCGAGGTCATCGCCAGCAGGTACAGCAGGCCGGCATTGGCGTTGGACAGCACCATGCGCGTGTCGAACGGCACCACCGCCCAGGCCGCGAGCGCGGGCGCCAGGGTGATGAGCGGCGCCAGGATGTACAGCACCTTGTGCGCGGCGCTCGGCCGGATGACTTCCTTGAACAGCAGCTTGAAGACGTCGGCGAAGGCCTGCAGCACGCCGAAGCCGACGTACATCGGCCCGTGGCGGACATGCATCCAGGCGATCAGCTTGCGCTCCCAGACCACGTAGAACGCCACGGCGATGATCACCGGCATCATGATCGCGAGGATCAGCAGCACCAGCCACAGGACGGTGCCGACCGGGCCGAGCGAATCCAGCCAGCTGCGCAGGGGTTCGAACCAGCCGAGCAGCACGCCGGCGGTGTTGTTCGTCGTCGTGCTCATGCGGCCTCCACCCGCACCGCGCCGGCGCCGAGCGCCGCGGTGGCGCCGTAACCGGACTCGACCAGGGCCGCACCGCGCGCGACGCGCTCGCTGGTGGCGACCGGCAGGGTCGCGGTACCGGCGCCGTTGGCGACGCGCGCCATCGCGCCGTCGCGCAGCCCGGCCGCGGATGCGTCATCGGGATTGAGGGTGATGCGTGCGCCCACGCTCAGCGGATGCGCCTGCAGCGCCGCCGCCCGGCGGGTCACGCCGTCGACGCGGTAGATCGCCTGCGCCACCGCGAGCTCGAGGCCGCCCTCGCCTGCCGCCGGCGCCGCGCCGCGCGCGACCTCGACCCGGCGCGGGGACACCAGCGCACGCGCGCCGGCGAAGTCGGTGAAGTCGAAGCCGTCCAGCTCCAGCAGGCCACCCAGCGCACGCAGCGCCTTCCAGCCCGGACGCGCCTCGCCCGGCAGCTTGCCGCCGGCGACGGTGCGCTGCTCGCGGCCATCGAGGTTGGTCAGGCTGGCATCGAGCTCCGGCAGCAGGCCGATCGGCAGGATCACGTCGGCGATGCGGCGCGTCGACTGGCAGGCGAAGTGGCTGAAGGCCACCACCTGCGCACCGCCCAGGGCCTGCATCGCCTTCGCCTGGTCGGCGAAGTCGAGGCCCGGCTCGATGCCGTAGATCACGTAGCCCGCGCGCGGCTGGGCCAGCATGCCGCCGGCATCGCGCGAAGCGGGAAGCACGCCCATGCGCGCCAGGCCGACCGCGTTGGCGCCCTGCGGGATGCGGCACAGCGCGGCGTTTACGCGACCGGCGAAGTCGGCGGCGGCGCGGCGGATGGCCGCGGCATGGATGCCGCATTCGGCCAGCGCGCCGACGATCACCACCGGTCGCACGGCGCCGTCGAGCGCGGACGCAAGCTCCGCCGAAGCCAGCGCGTCGGCGATCCGCGACGGTGCGACGATCGACGTGTGCGCGATGTCGAAGGTGAACTCGAAGTCCACCGGATTGACCACGTGCACCTTCGCGCCTGCGCGCCAGGCCTTGCGCACGCGCTGGTGCACCAGCGGCAGCTCGTGGCGCAGGTGGCTGCCGACGATGACGATGGCATCGGCCTTCTCGATGTCCTCGACCGGCATGCCGAAGGCTTCGGCCACGGCG
The sequence above is a segment of the Luteimonas sp. MC1750 genome. Coding sequences within it:
- the nuoI gene encoding NADH-quinone oxidoreductase subunit NuoI, giving the protein MGKFVSWARSLLLIEMIRGMALTVSYLWRPKYTMMYPMEKIPQSPRFRGLHALRRYPNGEERCIACKLCEAVCPALAITIDSEQREDNTRRTTRYEIDLFKCIFCGFCEESCPVDSIVETHIHEYHFENRGENIVTKPQLLALGDRLEAEIAERRAADAAYR
- the nuoG gene encoding NADH-quinone oxidoreductase subunit NuoG, with amino-acid sequence MSAQPVNPNLPPDHVTVFIDGVEMAAPKGSMIIQAADKAGIPIPRFCYHDKLAIAANCRMCLVDIEKMGKPAPACATPVMDGMRVQTRSEKALKSQRNVMEFLLINHPLDCPVCDQGGECELQDLSIGYGRSVSRFAERKRTVADEDLGPLVATEMTRCIHCTRCVRVTAEIAGTYELGGMQRGENLQIGTYDGKPLTTELSGNVIDVCPVGALTNKVFRFRARPWELIAKESLGYHDALGSNLFLHARRGEVMRTVPRDNEAVNECWLSDRDRYSHQGLYADDRATRPMVRVASNGDEGDWREASWDEALARAAQILRDNAADDLGVLVHPSTSNEEGALIARLAEALGTGNLDHRIAQHDLSDGAVAEAFGMPVEDIEKADAIVIVGSHLRHELPLVHQRVRKAWRAGAKVHVVNPVDFEFTFDIAHTSIVAPSRIADALASAELASALDGAVRPVVIVGALAECGIHAAAIRRAAADFAGRVNAALCRIPQGANAVGLARMGVLPASRDAGGMLAQPRAGYVIYGIEPGLDFADQAKAMQALGGAQVVAFSHFACQSTRRIADVILPIGLLPELDASLTNLDGREQRTVAGGKLPGEARPGWKALRALGGLLELDGFDFTDFAGARALVSPRRVEVARGAAPAAGEGGLELAVAQAIYRVDGVTRRAAALQAHPLSVGARITLNPDDASAAGLRDGAMARVANGAGTATLPVATSERVARGAALVESGYGATAALGAGAVRVEAA
- the nuoK gene encoding NADH-quinone oxidoreductase subunit NuoK, with protein sequence MEFLGQGLALGHYLTLATALFCISVAGIFLNRKNVIILLMCIELMLLSVNINFIAFSREFGDAAGQVFVFFILTVAAAEAAIGLAILVTLFRNRRTINVAELDTLKG
- a CDS encoding NADH-quinone oxidoreductase subunit J, which encodes MDFVQLAFFAFAAVAIAGAIGVIGARNPVHSALFLVLTFFSVACTWIIAGAEFLGVALVLVYVGAVMVLFLFVVMMLDIDLVPINEGYVRYLPVGLVVAVVMLLELLSLIGIMAFVATPFAPDAVEAAGVSNTVWIARRLFTDFLLPFEVAAVILTVAVVAAVTLTLRRRPGTKHQVPGDQVRTRPGDRLRMVDMPASVHVADDAAPATDATGVEGK
- the nuoH gene encoding NADH-quinone oxidoreductase subunit NuoH, yielding MSTTTNNTAGVLLGWFEPLRSWLDSLGPVGTVLWLVLLILAIMMPVIIAVAFYVVWERKLIAWMHVRHGPMYVGFGVLQAFADVFKLLFKEVIRPSAAHKVLYILAPLITLAPALAAWAVVPFDTRMVLSNANAGLLYLLAMTSLAVYGVILAGWASNSKYAFLGAMRSAAQVVSYEIAMGFALVGVMVASGSLNLSEIVMAQSGDAGFLEWFWVPLLPLFVIYYVSGVAETNRSPFDVVEGESEIVAGHMVEYSGAVFALFFLAEYANMILVSFLTAIFFLGGWLSPIPVAWIPDIPVLSVILGDGWWWLFAKAFFFASCFVWFRATFPRYRYDQIMRLGWKVFIPLSIAWIAVTALMAYFGVFEAGA